The following proteins come from a genomic window of Populus alba chromosome 12, ASM523922v2, whole genome shotgun sequence:
- the LOC118030195 gene encoding LOB domain-containing protein 41, giving the protein MRMSCNGCRILRKGCGDDCSIKPCLQWIETPDSQANATLFLAKFYGRAGLMNLINACPQHLRPATFKSLLYEACGRIVNPVSGSVGLLSTGSWQQCQAAVEAVLKGEPITQIASTDQLARGGSDTRHVSREEDWSVSDQPRKVKSKRQCNRSTSKRKSSRTEAEHTCFEFMIGFDGLRSVSPDSVLSWRPSLGSDNEETDSMGSVETVEASKLDEPAEGSDLDLDLTLGHY; this is encoded by the exons ATGCGGATGAGTTGTAATGGTTGCAGAATCCTCCGCAAGGGCTGTGGTGATGATTGTAGTATAAAACCTTGCCTTCAATGGATCGAAACTCCCGATTCCCAAGCCAATGCCACCCTCTTCCTTGCTAAATTCTACGGTCGTGCTGGACTCATGAACCTAATCAATGCTTGCCCTCAGCATCTCCGTCCAG CTACATTTAAGTCCTTATTATACGAGGCATGTGGGCGGATTGTGAATCCAGTTTCGGGATCAGTCGGGTTGTTAAGCACCGGGTCATGGCAGCAATGTCAAGCCGCCGTGGAAGCCGTTCTGAAAGGCGAGCCGATCACTCAAATTGCATCAACTGATCAGCTTGCACGAGGCGGCTCTGATACGCGCCACGTGTCAAGAGAGGAGGACTGGTCTGTATCTGATCAGCCCCGTAAAGTCAAGTCCAAGCGTCAATGCAATCGATCAACTTCAAAGCGGAAGTCGAGCAGGACTGAGGCTGAGCACACATGTTTCGAGTTCATGATTGGATTTGATGGATTGCGGTCAGTGAGTCCTGACTCTGTGTTGAGTTGGCGTCCGAGTTTGGGGTCTGACAATGAGGAAACTGACAGTATGGGGTCTGTGGAGACTGTAGAGGCTTCTAAGCTTGATGAGCCAGCCGAAGGAAGTGATTTGGATTTAGACTTGACCTTGGGTCATTATTGA
- the LOC118030190 gene encoding uncharacterized protein — protein MTCSREALVSLFNNVSSSSFLLLLLLYLSSNLLLKLINFIGSYPIIQRNRNGYEYNFSDEDEEEENETYSRYYVQSMEKENLAAGIVHGGDRESALQFMPPNSSTHSNVEDFISSPEEPLLEDQDGSFAGEDMLSVLVPAGSESEHDDPDMVEEEMPTSDTDSFHDSVPNLHGPTAPITKDLRKSGFMDRDEICSEDCINQEIENKRTDTNFSVDEKFLVFAPTRLESRKLQVQEKDEEEIFGDSCTVGSTSKSSSEWRSSIKDSGTEDPFSSSSRRSCPRWESYTVFQKYDEEMVFLDRISAQKLQETDSLRSIQVNPRSISDRIVHKFSTVKKKPSDIRQNPYHELEGAYVAQICLTWEALNWNYKNFERKRSSQRDFDPGCPAHIAQQFQQFQVLLQRYVENEPYEQGRRPEVYARMRLLAPKLLLVPEYRDSEDDQKDDANFGSRISSAAFLMIMEDGIRTFMNFLKADKEKTCQKLMAFFRRNRRDSVDPLLLQLMKKVNKKKRIKLKDLRRVRICIRKRKLTVEEEMEILMGLIDLKLVSRVLRMSDMSEEQLHWCEEKMSKVRVLDGKLQRDSSPLFFPAH, from the exons ATGACATGTTCAAGAGAAGCTCTTGTTAGCTTGTTCAACAATGTCTCAAGCTCCTccttcctcctccttctcctcctctacTTGTCCTCCAACTTGCTTCTTAAGCTCATCAACTTCATTGGCAGCTATCCTATAATCCAAAG aAACCGAAATGGATATGAATATAATTTCTCTGATgaagatgaggaagaagaaaatgaaacgtATAGTAGGTACTACGTTCAGTCcatggaaaaagaaaaccttGCAGCCGGCATAGTTCATGGTGGTGACCGTGAATCAGCACTTCAGTTTATGCCGCCCAACAGCAGCACCCATTCAAATGTTGAAGATTTCATAAGCTCGCCAGAGGAACCCTTACTTGAAGACCAAGATGGTAGTTTTGCTGGTGAAGATATGCTTTCTGTTCTTGTCCCAGCAGGTTCAGAATCAGAACATGATGATCCAGATATGGTCGAAGAAGAGATGCCGACAAGTGACACAGATTCGTTTCATGATTCTGTCCCGAATCTACACGGACCCACCGCTCCGATCACCAAAGACTTGCGCAAAAGTGGTTTCATGGACAGGGACGAAATCTGTAGCG AAGACTGCATTAAtcaagaaattgaaaacaaaaggacaGATACAAATTTCTCCGTTGATGAAAAGTTTCTGGTTTTTGCGCCAACCCGATTGGAATCAAGGAAACTTCAAGTTCAAGAAAAGGACGAGGAAGAAATATTTGGTGACTCGTGCACAGTGGGTTCAACTTCTAAGAGTTCCTCTGAATGGAGGAGCTCAATTAAGGATTCAGGAACTGAGGATCCATTCTCTTCTTCATCGCGAAGAAGTTGCCCCAGGTGGGAATCCTACACAGTATTCCAAAAATATGACGAAGAGATGGTGTTCCTAGATAGAATTAGTGCTCAAAAGCTTCAAGAAAcag ATTCTCTTAGGTCCATCCAAGTGAATCCAAGATCAATTTCAGATAGGATTGTTCACAAGTTTTCGACTGTAAAAAAGAAGCCTTCAGACATCCGCCAAAACCCGTATCATGAATTGGAAGGTGCCTATGTAGCTCAAATTTGCTTAACATGGGAAGCACTTAATTGGAACTACAAGAACTTCGAACGTAAGAGATCTTCGCAACGCGACTTCGATCCTGGTTGTCCTGCGCATATTGCGCAACAGTTTCAGCAATTCCAAGTCCTTTTGCAGAGATATGTCGAAAATGAGCCTTATGAGCAAGGCCGGAGACCTGAGGTTTATGCCAGAATGAGGCTTCTAGCACCGAAGTTGCTCCTGGTGCCAGAATATCGAG attcTGAAGATGATCAGAAGGATGATGCTAACTTTGGCTCAAGAATTTCATCAGCTGCATTTCTAATGATAATGGAAGATGGAATCCGAACATTCATGAATTTTCTCAAGGCTGATAAGGAGAAAACCTGCCAGAAACTTATGGCATTCTTTAGGCGAAATAGAAGGGATTCAGTGgatcctcttcttcttcaattaatgaagaaagttaataaaaaa AAAAGGATCAAGCTTAAAGATCTTCGCCGCGTTCGCATTTgcataaggaaaagaaaattaacagtGGAGGAAGAGATGGAGATCTTGATGGGACTAATAGACTTAAAACTCGTCTCTAGAGTATTGAGAATGTCTGACATGAGTGAAGAACAACTGCATTGGTGCGAAGAAAAAATGAGCAAAGTGAGAGTACTGGATGGGAAACTTCAAAGAGATTCCTCGCCACTTTTTTTCCCTGCGCATTGA
- the LOC118030194 gene encoding kinesin-like protein KIN-14P: protein MPEPPAASMHPVGHKFHEVFQLKQGRFSDLSAAKISEMMTSNSLDNSPTQSLLSVVNGILDESIERKSYEIPHRVACLLRKVVQEIERRISTQAEHLRTQNNLFKAREEKYQSRIRVLEALASGTGEERGAVKDQLQHLKIEKSIMEGEKRLEEEHVAKLIMEREQRDLDLSTLKQELELVKETHELRHLQMEAEAKGAKAGLEERLKELELHLEDSRNQVKVLSAYSESKSKTFNEKEDIFKGFVEFQFGALQGMRFSCKSIKQEILEVHKSYTEEFNGLEVKLKALIDATGDYHFVVAENRRMFNELQELKGNIRVYCRIRPFLPGQVAKQTAVEYIGENGEVAVVNPSKQGKDRRRNFKFNKVFGPDSTQAEVYSDTQPLIRSVLDGYSVCIFAYGQTGSGKTYTMTGPNEASEEDWGVNYRALNDLFKISQSRGGSFNYEIQVQMVEIYNEQVHDLLLIDGSQKNLGIKSTVQTNGLAVPDASMHPVTSTSDVLELMDIGLRNRAVGATSMNERSSRSHSVVSIHVRGKDLHSGAALHGNLHLVDLAGSERVDRSEATGDRLREAQHINKSLSALGDVIFALAQKNSHVPYRNSKLTQLLQSSLGGQAKTLMFVQLNPDVISYSETLSTLKFAERVSGVELGAARSSKEGRDARELMDQVASLKDTIAKKDDEIEQLELLKDVKNEYPGSLRYGNSSASDDFSGVNPHRTQKPSIRKGMGNETASYQESNPEHSDRHSEAGSQQSKLSERDTGQDTSFADAEIFRFGDGDCGDRLSDISDGALSVGEEPDGETDQGTKLSNKFRK from the exons ATGCCAG AGCCGCCAGCTGCATCCATGCACCCTGTTGGACATAAATTCCATGAGGTGTTTCAACTGAAACAAGGCCGCTTTTCAGATCTTTCTGCTGCAAAAATTTCTGAAATGATGACATCAAACAGTTTGGAT AACTCACCGACTCAGTCACTTTTGAGTGTTGTGAACGGAATATTGGATGAAAGCATTGAAAGAAAGAGTTACGAAATACCACAT CGTGTGGCCTGTCTGTTGAGAAAAGTTGTACAAGAGATTGAACGACGTATATCAACTCAAGCAGAGCACTTGAGAACT CAAAATAATCTATTCAAAGCTCGTGAGGAGAAGTACCAGTCAAGGATCAGAGTTCTTGAAGCCCTTGCTTCTGGGACTGGTGAAGAAAGAGgg GCTGTTAAGGACCAGCTTCAACATTTAAAG ATTGAGAAGTCCATAATGGAAGGAGAGAAGAGACTTGAAGAGGAGCATGTAGCTAAGTTGATCATGGAGAGGGAGCAAAGAGACCTTGATCTTTCAACCTTGAAACAAGAATTAGAATTAGTGAAAGAGACACATGAACTACGTCACTTGCAAATGGAAGCAGAAGCCAAGGGTGCTAAAGCAGGCCTTGAGGAGAGATTAAAAGAGCTTGAACTCCACTTAGAAGATTCCAGGAACCAAGTGAAAGTGCTTTCGGCATATTCAGAGTCAAAATCTAAGACGTTCAATGAGAAAGAGGACATTTTTAAGGGCTTTGTCGAGTTTCAATTTGGTGCACTGCAG GGAATGAGGTTTTCCTGCAAGTCCATCAAGCAAGAAATTTTAGAAGTACATAAAAGCTACACAGAGGAATTCAATGGCTTAG AAGTGAAGTTAAAAGCATTAATCGATGCAACCGGGGACTATCACTTTGTCGTTGCTGAAAATAGGAGGATGTTCAATGAGCTTCAGGAATTAAAAG GAAACATCAGAGTTTATTGCCGTATACGGCCATTTCTTCCAGGGCAGGTTGCGAAACAAACAGCGGTAGAATATATAGGTGAAAATGGAGAGGTGGCTGTTGTGAACCCCTCCAAACAAGGGAAAGATAGACGTCGCAATTTTAAGTTCAATAAGGTCTTTGGTCCAGATTCTACTCAAG CGGAGGTATATTCAGACACTCAACCATTGATACGCTCTGTACTGGATGGATATAGCGTGTGTATATTTGCTTATGGACAAACTGGTTCAGGAAAAACATACACAATG ACTGGTCCAAATGAAGCATCTGAGGAGGATTGGGGGGTCAATTATCGGGCTCTAAATGACCTTTTCAAAATTTCTCAGAGTAGAGGAGGCTCCTTTAACTATGAGATTCAGGTTCAGATGGTTGAAATATATAACGAACAAGTGCACGATTTACTGTTGATCGATGGTTCTCAGAAAAA CCTTGGGATTAAGTCTACTGTCCAAACCAATGGTTTGGCAGTACCAGATGCTAGCATGCATCCTGTTACATCAACTTCAGACGTTCTAGAATTAATGGATATTGGACTCAGAAACAGAGCTGTTGGGGCTACTTCCATGAACGAAAGAAGCAGCCGCTCTCACAG TGTTGTCAGTATCCATGTTCGTGGAAAGGATTTGCATTCTGGGGCTGCTTTACATGGTAATCTTCATTTGGTGGATCTAGCAGGGAGCGAAAGGGTAGATCGCTCTGAGGCAACTGGAGATAGACTTAGAGAAGCACaacatataaacaaatcatTATCTGCCCTTGGAGATGTCATATTCGCTCTGGCACAAAAGAATTCTCATGTACCATACAGAAACAGCAAGCTCACTCAACTACTGCAAAGCTCTTTAG GAGGTCAAGCAAAGACGCTTATGTTTGTACAGCTCAATCCTGATGTCATTTCATATTCAGAAACTTTAAGCACTCTGAAGTTTGCAGAGAGGGTCTCTGGAGTTGAGCTAGGGGCAGCACGAAGCAGCAAAGAGGGCAGAGATGCTAGGGAATTAATGGACCAG GTGGCATCTCTCAAAGACACAATTGccaaaaaagatgatgaaattgagcAGTTGGAATTACTTAAAGATGTCAAAAACGAGTATCCTGGCTCACTGAGGTATGGGAATTCCTCTGCAAGCGATGATTTTTCAGGTGTGAATCCTCATAGAACCCAAAAACCATCGATCAGGAAAGGCATGGGAAATGAGACAGCTTCTTATCAGGAAAGCAATCCAGAGCACAGTGACAGGCATTCTGAAGCTGGTTCCCAGCAATCAAAGCTTTCTGAAAGGGACACAGGTCAGGATACGTCATTTGCAGATGCTGAGATATTTCGATTTGGAGATGGAGACTGTGGGGATAGATTAAGTGACATTTCTGATGGTGCTCTTTCAGTGGGAGAAGAACCTGATGGCGAAACAGATCAAGGCACAAAGCTATCAAATAAATTCCGGAAGTGA
- the LOC118030191 gene encoding uncharacterized protein, whose product MAGGCEERERRMMMVESVVCPKPRKLLLLNPSLCEQIRPLRLSVNHHTEMADSKARAELLDIILTKGGNGGDKPGFQVASSPPFYCGSPPSRASNPVIQDVQFGNEKITPLSPAPPSPSTSSSSARKGGSCVRMKFGDMPAVVRIEGFDCRSRDQRNCSISAVA is encoded by the exons ATGGCAGGAGGATGtgaggagagggagaggaggaTGATGATGGTGGAGTCTGTGGTTTGCCCAAAGCCAAGGAAATTACTACTTTTAAATCCTTCTCTTTGTGAACAAATCAGACCTCTAAGATTGTCTGTCAA TCACCATACGGAGATGGCAGATTCAAAAGCTCGGGCGGAGCTGCTTGACATAATTCTTACTAAG GGAGGTAATGGTGGGGACAAACCTGGTTTCCAAGTGGCATCATCGCCACCATTTTACTGTGGTTCGCCACCAAGCAGGGCATCAAACCCTGTAATCCAAGATGTGCAATTTGGCAATGAAAAAATAACCCCTCTATCTCCTgcaccaccatcaccatctaCATCGTCATCATCGGCACGTAAAGGAGGAAGTTGTGTCCGAATGAAATTTGGGGACATGCCAGCTGTGGTGAGGATCGAAGGGTTTGATTGTCGCAGCAGAGATCAGCGAAACTGTAGCATCTCTGCCGTGGCTTGa